The genomic segment CAAAGAGCGAATAACATCACAACACTGAACAACAATGGAAAGACAGCAATGCGGGCTCGGCAGCTGCCGCAGAAAGTAATTACTTGAACGCTCTGTGAAAAAGACTGTACGATTTACAAACCTGCACGATGAACATAAGCGGATTAGCGTGCAGTGTTGAAGCACAGCAGCTGGCCTGTGCTTATAGACGCCTTATAGCTTACGGGAGACTCGATGTCGGTAGCGATAGGTATTCCGGTCGGAGGTCGAGTGATGCTGCTGGGTACAGTGACGCTGCAAGACAAGAACGGTGTCAACGGTCTGGAAGCGATGCTGGCAGCCATCGGGGGGTAGAGGCCGGTTCTATCGTAGTCGACATGTCAGACAGGATGTTGTTGAGGCACACCTGGAGAAACCGTAGCCGGGGCAGGGAACAGAAGGCGGAAGATCGTGTTAAGTGAAACCTGCATGACGAACATTAGCGGACTAGCGTGCCGTGTTGAAGCGCCGCAGCAGGGCCCTCCTTCTAAATGAATAATCCGCTTCtggcagtcactagaattgaTCTTTCTgccgcaaatgcaaaaaaaaaatgcattgcaattggcccagGGGAGACTTCATTAAAGCGTTTGtgtgttttacatttatttaaacAGGCGACAACTGAATTCGGGGACAACCGAATACGCGACACCCGAATTCGACATCCGTGGTGGTATACTGTTCGAATTTTTCTGCAGCATGACATTGTATTCGTTGAACAGACACGCACGCatacgcacatgcacacgcatgcACATACACGCTCGTAGACACACATACatacagagacacacacacacacatgcatacagaagccaacaaacgataACACCATGCACATTAAATGAAAAATTGCATGTAATTCTTCATTTAATATAAACAAAGGATAAATTAacgtaaatgaaagtggacgaaaaacatCTGGCCACAGGCCAGATGCGAACCCACGCCTTCGTATTACACGTGCGATCCTCTTGCCAAATGAGCTACGGCGGCGCCGCACGGATTGCTTTATGCGCGCGTGTTGCTACTTTAGACAAAGTTTGTCGACCACTCATTAGCGATAAGCTCGGTAAAAAAAAGCCGCTGCGCTCTTGTGCGAACGTAGGACTCGTGCCTGAGGAAACCGCCATGGCAGATCGTGGACAAGGACGGGTGCACCGGTTTCGAGACCATGTCGTCGCCGGCGTCAACTGGCGTCCGACGCGGTTCGTCGACGAGGTGCCGAATTCACGTGTGTGCGCCCTCTGCCACATGATTCCAAAAGAGACGGCGCTGTTACCGTGCTCCCATGCAATGTGCCAATCTTGCTACGCAGCCAGTCGGGAAGGGGACGTTGGACAGTGTCCACTGGATGCAGTGCAATTCGCTTATTCGGAGTGCTTCGGTTATGAATTCCCTACGAGGATAGCTAATACCTTGAAGGTGAGCGGGAAAAACAATTtgtgactttctttctttttgggggaggggggaggtgggggTACTAGGGCCGCTCTGCATTAGCATTTGTTGCGCTGCTTCTTATCTACATGCCTACCGATAAGAATGTGCGATTTACTATTGCCGAACGTTAATTTTCTATGACTATCTAAACTGACGCACTAGAACAACACTAGCTCAATGTAGCCCAAGTGAAATATATTTTTGGATCTCAATATTTCTTCAGTCCCTTGGTGTGATAGATCAAGAAATGGAAATACAAAAGCAAGGCAGTAAATTGATATATCCGGCCTGACCATGAGTTTTCAGTATTGTCGTTTTGAAGCGACATTTGAAGCGATATTGCGAAGTTGGTCCAATTCATGTAGCGATCTACGATCACTTTCTCTTCAAACATTATTCTTCTTTCTCTTGAACTTCGCACTACAACATCAGAAATGAAAGTTGGGTACATGGCAAAGAGAAATTGACTAGGAATTCTTCTAAACAATAGCGTTGCTTCCGACATTACTTTTCCTTAAAATTCTTACTTTAAGACTATTCCTGAGCAGCTACCGCCCAACGTGTTTCCCCCTACAGACCGCCCTATAAAAGCTATCTGGCCCGCACTGGTTGAGTGCGTTTATTTCAGGAGCAAGATAGCAAGCGAGGAAAAGATGGTGGTCTTCACCGCAGAACAATGCTGCTCTCGCCGTAGATGAGTTATAAGCTAGAATAAATGAAGTGTGGCATATTTTTTCCTCAATGTTTTCTTACGTACCTGCTTTAAGTGTTAGAGTATCTGTATTGCTTTTTAGGAGCCCCATTAAGTGATTCGCCGTAAACTACTGTTCATGTTTGCTGCCTCTTAATGTTTAGAGAGACAGATACTGCTTGTGTGACATAGAGCATTACTCCTCTATAGAATTTCGCGTATGCACTGATTCACACCGGACTTCACGTAAAGGTTCGTTTAAGTGGTAGGGTAAGCGAAGCAACGCGCCTTTAGTAAAAACATTTTGTCGTCCACAAGATTGTGATGTGTGTTATTTATGTATTTTACTTTCGATTAAGGTGTACTGTTGGAACGAAGAGCATGGCTGCGAGTACACGGGCACCATGGACCGCATGCTGAAACACTACGAGAACGAGTGCACATTTCACACCGTGGAATGTTTGCGATGCGGCGAGGGAGTCCAGCACAGAGACCTGCCAGCGCACTACGTGGCCGGATGCAACGCCAGTGTCTCTTCCGCGATCACAGAGTGCCCGTCTTCGGAACCTACAGCACTGCCCCTTGAAAACGTGAACGCTGATATCAAAAACCTGAAGGCGATGTTGGGCGATCTCATGCACGACTTGCTGGTACCAGTGATGCAGAGTCAGTTGAATGAGCTTACGGAACAAATCAGAAGCCAGGAAACCAGATTTGCTGCGATCACTCGCGAGATTGAAGCATGTGAGCGCAATTTAATATGTGACATGGCTCAAATCGCCGCCACGATCTCATCGGCCGTGTCACACGACCGGACATCTCAGCCAAATCCGGCGATGGAATCCAGCACGTCTTCGTCGCTGTCGTTGCGCTCGGAAAAGGCGCTGACACTGCGAAAGTTGGAACACTTATCCGATCTGGAACCCTCGCGGCAAACTTCTCCGGAGCCTGATTCCAGCAGTGTAATTGCTCATTGTAAGGTTTTCCGCGGTGGCGGTCGGGAACTACACAGTGCGCTGTCAACCACTGCAGCGTGTATTAACAAAATTGGGAACGTGATGTATGATCTGACCTTGGAAAACTGTCAGGAAATCATTGAGTATCAGGGATTGAGGAAAAAGTTTGCTGAAGTTACGGTGTCGCACATGAAGGACACGTACTTTAGGGTTGCCGTCTTCAAGTGCAGGCTTATTCCTGCACCTGCTCTCACAGTGGAGATCGAGTTTAACGGGAAACTCGTGAACTCTAGGTGTTGGCCGCCTTTTTGGCGCGTGAAGGTGTGGGATAATGTAACGCGAGAGTATCGTTTGTTGTCTTCCCGTGTCATGGCTTGTTTCTGCGTCCGTAATGATAAATCATTGCAGCACTTCCACCTCCAATTCCAAACAGATATTGCCTCGCTGCAGAATGACGGTTTCCTCCGAGACGGAAAGATATTGTTCCAAATCTGCCTCGACGAAAGTGAAATGGACGGTTGTGTGAAAGGAGCACCCTTATGTTCGTCCTCGCAGAATATTTACTACCTTGCTCTACCAGCGGCAGTTCCCACATATTCCGGTTCACGCTTTTCTCGTAAATGAAATTGTACCTGcgaaatttttttaaagtttgctaTGATTTGTAACTGCCAACCTATTCTTTTATTGCATTACTGGCTGTTCATGTTGTTGTGTATTTATGCTGCTAATACAGTTGGTGTTCCTTAATATTGTGATCCTCTAGTGCTCCTCGAGCTGTTTCTGACATTATGGCGCCCACGTTGCTACTTTTCTCTCTACTATTGCCGTGCGGCTACTAATGCGGTTAATTGCAAAGCGACGTTCGTGGTGGATACTACACCGTTGTAGTGCGCGTTGCATTGTATCTGAAATGCGCGTACAAAGTTAATGTTCGGAGTGTTCATGCCTTCACTTATGATTTTAAACCCTATTTTTGGCAAGCTCTTTGTACTCCGCCGTCGATGAAAGGTGTATTCAATGCTCTAATAACACACGCAATCATAACATGTACGTCTACAGCAGCTCGATTGGTCAGATAATTGGCGTCGGGGGAGATAGGCTTGAACAAAAATCTCTCGTTTCAATACTTCTAGGTAGGCATGACACTTACGCAAGAAATGAATTAGTAGTGGTGATAAAACTGCGTCCTGACATCAGAGCGAGGGATCGTCGCAATTCAACTGGCAGGTCTGCCTGAATATCTGAGGATAGTTAAAGAAAACTGCTGATCTTTACGAGAGATCAGGAGGCGACTGAAATACGAGTTTTATTTTTTCCAGCTTCCTTTAAGGTGAGCTGAACCGATAAACAGGCTCACATGTCGATTTTCGCTGTTGCTGGTTTGCAAAGCGTGCAGTTGAACTTGATGCTCATCTTGGTCGTCCTGCGTAAACTACCAGTGTCCTATATTACCGCTTTCAGTTATTGCAGTTATCTCTGGACGTCCAGACAACAAAAGATCCGTTATTTCATTTTCCAAAGCGATATTGGCGAATCATTAAACTAAGGCCAATTCTTGGATCTTTGTCTGAACCGTAGTTTGGCCACGAGGCAGACAATATGAGGCATGCGGAATAATACTGAACTCCTGCTTGTTTCTACGGTGCACAGAAACAAACTTAACCGGGTATATATTCTTGCATTCAGTTTTAGAATGATACCAACCGCTTTGGTATTTAAAATCTCGGCCTGCATGTCATCAGAGGAAGGGCCACCCTGGTGCGGCTGCGGACCTACACGGAAAGCAAACGCCACggaaaggcagcagcagcaagatcCGAAAGGTATCATGTCTTAGCCAGTTTCAATGATAACGATTTGTGTGTGTTGAAAGGCTTCCGAAAACGCCAAACCAGAGAGTTTACGACTCGTGGGCGGTTGCCGAGGTAGATAAGCCATGTCTATTTTTCCGAAACACTTTTCGGATTACACGTGTAGCAGTGAGCTGGCACGAAATCAtgccaggaggaggaggaggaaataactttaatgtgtcctgaggaacccctccccacccactcttgcttTAGTGGGCGGCAGGGGTCGCGGCAGGGGTCACGCCACACGGCTAGAGCTCTGAAATAAACGTTCACATAAGCATATCAATCTGGCAACTGATACATCAAAGCTGTGTGGCCGAGTTTTCCCACACATCGAAGGCACTAGGGCCCTGTTTCCTGGCTCGCAGCTTGGTCAACGCCAAAACGCAGCGGCCGttaaactggacaagcgcccaataacggaaaacaacacccttggaaactggcctacgcgtaCATCAGCGCCATCCGCTATGAAGGTGCTGCTGtggtacttaaaagacacgggactttgtgacaaattgtgactgcacactgtgtgacgtaAAAATTCGACGGTGATACTGCGTAACATTAGGAACGCCTTCTCAGACTGCGTAACAGTGCCCACACAATAAAACTGTTCGTGTGTGTCGTGTGTACATGTGCTTGTGTATGTTGTtgggattctttttcttttttttttctgttctctcaCCTATCgtatccctttgcccctcccccaggttagggtagccaaccaaacATAAcatctggtcaacctccctgcctttctctcaatctttcgttAGAAGTGAGTTTGACAGCAGCAGTCTGAAGggctgtttcaaaggggatgtgtATTATATCGGTTATCATGCTTACAACGTGTATTATTGGCGATATTTCATCGTTCTTGTGCATAAGGGACACCCTGCTTAAATATACCTGCCCCACAGGCTGCCTTGCTGCAGGATGGCGTGAGCTTGCGCCACCGCATCTGTGCAAAGGCTCAGCTGGCATCCAAGGTGGAGCCATTAAAATgtcaaaagaggaaaaaaaatggcgaATCAGAGGTTAAAAGGAACTTGCATATAAGCCATGACATGATGCAAAGTGGCGTTTATTTTACAATCTTTAGTCATTACGTTTGAAAACAAAACGGGGCTCCGACGTGCTCTCCGCTTGATTTACAATTGATGATCGCCGACGACGGTGCATTTCACCACCGCATGGAAACCATCGCGCAACTTATCTGAACAGTGTCGTCGAAAAATATTGGCAGTGACTTAAATATCCTAACGGGATTACGATTGTCAAagcattatgacttctctaattacGTCCTCATACATAACGTCATATGtagtcacgtgtccttcacatcTCGACCTTAATACCGCCTAGTCAACCTTGCTCGAA from the Dermacentor variabilis isolate Ectoservices chromosome 9, ASM5094787v1, whole genome shotgun sequence genome contains:
- the LOC142557389 gene encoding uncharacterized protein LOC142557389 — translated: MADRGQGRVHRFRDHVVAGVNWRPTRFVDEVPNSRVCALCHMIPKETALLPCSHAMCQSCYAASREGDVGQCPLDAVQFAYSECFGYEFPTRIANTLKVYCWNEEHGCEYTGTMDRMLKHYENECTFHTVECLRCGEGVQHRDLPAHYVAGCNASVSSAITECPSSEPTALPLENVNADIKNLKAMLGDLMHDLLVPVMQSQLNELTEQIRSQETRFAAITREIEACERNLICDMAQIAATISSAVSHDRTSQPNPAMESSTSSSLSLRSEKALTLRKLEHLSDLEPSRQTSPEPDSSSVIAHCKVFRGGGRELHSALSTTAACINKIGNVMYDLTLENCQEIIEYQGLRKKFAEVTVSHMKDTYFRVAVFKCRLIPAPALTVEIEFNGKLVNSRCWPPFWRVKVWDNVTREYRLLSSRVMACFCVRNDKSLQHFHLQFQTDIASLQNDGFLRDGKILFQICLDESEMDGCVKGAPLCSSSQNIYYLALPAAVPTYSGSRFSRK